A section of the Ovis canadensis isolate MfBH-ARS-UI-01 breed Bighorn chromosome 1, ARS-UI_OviCan_v2, whole genome shotgun sequence genome encodes:
- the LOC138430629 gene encoding olfactory receptor 5H2-like — protein sequence MDTKNATLLSMFVLTGLPYQLEWQIPLFLLFLVIYLITTVGNLGLIYLIYNDPHLHIPMYLFLGSLAFVDSWISSTVTPKMLVNFFARSKMISLSECMLQFLSFAFGGTTECFLLATMAYDRYVAICKPLLYPVIMTNKLCIQLLVSSFVAGLIHPMIHVGALFRLTFCKSNIIHHFYCDIMPLLRISCIDPSINVLMVFISSGSIQVLSIMTVLVSYTLVLLTILKNKSVQGIRKAFSTCGAHLLSVSLYYGPLLFMYVRPGSTQADDQDMMDSLFYTVIIPLLNPIIYSLRNKKVIDSLTKVLKRNV from the coding sequence ATGGATACTAAAAATGCAACCCTGCTGTCAATGTTTGTTCTCACTGGACTTCCCTATCAACTGGAGTGGCAAATCCCCTTATTCTTGTTGTTCTTGGTGATATACCTCATCACCACTGTGGGAAACCTTGGACTAATTTATCTTATCTACAATGACCCTCACCTTCACATCCCCATGTACTTATTCCTTGGGAGTTTAGCCTTTGTGGATTCTTGGATATCATCCACAGTGACCCCCAAGATGCTAGTCAATTTTTTTGCCAGGAGTAAAATGATATCTCTCTCTGAATGCATgttacaatttctttcctttgcatTTGGTGGAACCACGGAATGCTTTTTACTTGCAACAATGGCATATGATCGCTATGTGGCCATATGCAAACCATTACTGTATCCAGTGATTATGACCAACAAACTATGCATCCAGCTGTTAGTCTCATCATTTGTAGCAGGGCTTATTCATCCCATGATTCATGTAGGTGCTTTATTCAGGTTAACCTTCTGTAAGTCTAATATAATACATCACTTTTACTGTGACATCATGCCATTGTTGAGGATTTCTTGTATTGACCCTTCAATTAATGTCCTAATGGTATTTATTTCCTCTGGGTCAATACAGGTGCTTAGCATTATGACTGTTCTTGTCTCTTATACACTTGTTCTACTTAcgattttgaaaaataagtctGTACAAGGCATAAGAaaggccttctccacctgtggAGCCCACCTCCTATCTGTCTCTTTATACTATGGGCCTCTTCTCTTCATGTATGTGCGCCCTGGATCCACACAGGCAGATGATCAAGATATGATGGATTCCCTATTTTACACTGTCATAATTCCCTTGTTAAATCCAATTATCTACAGcctgagaaataagaaagtcaTAGATTCGCTGACAAAAGTTTTAAAGAGAAATGTTTAG